One Halalkalicoccus sp. NIPERK01 DNA window includes the following coding sequences:
- the pepF gene encoding oligoendopeptidase F codes for MSSVPERGQIPEEYTWDLESIYASDDDWEAAYEAIEDRIPDLEAYEGRITEDGETLYDLLSLREEVMRELSQVAAYARMRRDEDTRNQEYQALTARAQSLASEASSAASFVEPELQELSEGELDALIAEEPALEEYDHYFDDVLRMKPHTRSAEIEGLLAELGEVTGASGEIYNMLSNADLEFPVVERDGEAVEITQANFTRLQKNLDREFRREVYEGFYDTWEDVRNTVGAAYKNSVKADVKLARARDYGTAREAAMDGPNIPVEVYDNLVETVHDHLDTLHRHVDLKREALGVEELRMWDVYMPVAEGESPDVEYDEAANHVVEAVAPLGEEYQSRVAEGLDSRWVDVYENVGKQAGAYSGGTYDTQPFILMNYQDDIPSMYTLAHELGHSLHSQLTSEHQPYVYSGYEIFVAEVASTVNEALLTHHLLDTVEDEAFRLHVLNEYLERFRSTLYRQTMFAEFEHRAHEIEEEGGALTPDALDDLYGDLKAEFYEPAVVDDRIAREWMRIPHFYRAYYVYQYATGISAAVALSKRILEDGEPAAADYREFLRSGSTEYPLELLEVAGIDMRSPEPISEALSVYDEYLGEMDSLL; via the coding sequence ATGAGTTCGGTTCCCGAACGCGGCCAGATCCCCGAGGAGTACACGTGGGACCTCGAGAGCATCTACGCCAGCGACGACGACTGGGAGGCCGCCTACGAGGCGATCGAGGATCGGATCCCGGACCTCGAGGCCTACGAGGGCCGGATCACGGAGGACGGCGAGACGCTGTACGACCTGCTCTCGCTGCGCGAGGAGGTGATGCGCGAACTCTCGCAGGTCGCCGCCTACGCGCGGATGCGCCGCGACGAGGACACCCGCAATCAGGAGTATCAGGCGCTGACCGCCCGCGCCCAGTCGCTTGCTTCGGAGGCGTCGAGCGCCGCGAGCTTCGTCGAGCCCGAACTGCAGGAGCTCTCGGAGGGCGAACTCGACGCGTTGATCGCCGAGGAACCCGCCCTCGAGGAGTACGACCACTACTTCGACGACGTGTTGCGGATGAAACCCCACACGCGATCGGCGGAGATCGAGGGTCTGCTCGCCGAACTGGGCGAGGTCACCGGCGCGTCGGGCGAGATCTACAACATGCTCTCGAACGCGGATCTGGAGTTCCCGGTCGTCGAGCGCGACGGCGAGGCCGTCGAGATCACGCAGGCGAACTTCACGAGGCTCCAGAAGAATCTGGATAGAGAGTTCCGCCGCGAGGTCTACGAGGGCTTCTACGACACGTGGGAGGACGTCAGGAACACGGTCGGCGCCGCGTACAAAAACAGCGTGAAGGCCGACGTCAAACTCGCGCGGGCGCGGGACTATGGGACCGCCCGCGAGGCGGCGATGGACGGGCCGAACATCCCCGTCGAAGTGTACGACAACCTCGTGGAGACGGTCCACGACCACCTCGATACGCTCCATCGCCACGTCGACCTCAAGCGCGAGGCGCTCGGGGTGGAGGAACTGCGGATGTGGGACGTCTACATGCCGGTCGCCGAGGGCGAGAGCCCCGACGTCGAGTACGACGAGGCCGCGAATCACGTCGTCGAGGCCGTCGCGCCGCTCGGCGAGGAGTACCAGTCGCGGGTCGCCGAAGGGCTCGACTCCCGCTGGGTCGACGTCTACGAGAACGTCGGCAAGCAGGCGGGCGCGTACTCCGGGGGTACGTACGACACCCAGCCGTTCATCCTGATGAACTACCAGGACGACATCCCCTCGATGTACACGCTGGCGCACGAACTGGGCCACTCGCTGCACTCGCAACTCACCAGCGAGCACCAGCCCTACGTCTACAGCGGCTACGAGATCTTCGTCGCGGAGGTCGCTTCCACCGTCAACGAGGCGCTGCTCACGCATCACCTCCTCGACACCGTCGAGGACGAGGCGTTCCGCCTGCACGTCCTCAACGAGTACCTCGAACGGTTCCGTTCGACGCTGTATCGCCAGACCATGTTCGCTGAGTTCGAACACCGCGCTCACGAGATCGAGGAGGAGGGTGGCGCCCTCACGCCCGACGCGCTCGACGACCTCTACGGCGACCTCAAGGCCGAGTTCTACGAACCCGCCGTCGTCGACGACCGGATCGCTCGCGAGTGGATGCGCATCCCGCACTTCTACCGGGCGTACTACGTCTACCAGTACGCGACGGGGATCAGCGCCGCGGTCGCGCTCTCGAAGCGGATCCTCGAAGACGGCGAACCCGCCGCCGCGGACTACCGGGAGTTCCTCCGATCGGGCTCGACCGAGTACCCCCTCGAACTGCTCGAGGTCGCGGGCATCGACATGCGCTCTCCCGAGCCGATATCCGAGGCGCTCTCGGTGTACGACGAGTACCTCGGGGAGATGGATTCGTTGCTGTAG
- a CDS encoding proteasome-activating nucleotidase — MAHSPSVPDRPRLDIDSEMPEGEQLAALREHYVDLVRINDQLEERIEDATDRRETLHDRVDSLERENGALKTASLYVATVEEFTEDGAIIKQHGTNQEVLTEVDPALAEGLDAGDRVAVNDSFGVETALDVETDARAQAMTVDRSPEVSYADIGGIDEQIREVREAVEDPLTNPEQFAEVGIDPPGGVLLHGPPGTGKTMLAKAVANETDATFIKMAGSELVQKFIGEGSRLVRDLFELAREHEPAIVFIDEIDAIAATRTESKTSGDAEVQRTMMQLLSEMDGFDERGEIRIIAATNRFDMLDRAILRPGRFDRLIEVPEPDAEGRERIVEIHTAEMNVADGVDFEALAADTDGFSGAELASLCTEAGMFAVRDDRTEVTNEDFEEALRKVATDAENDTRYYVY, encoded by the coding sequence ATGGCCCATAGCCCCTCTGTTCCCGATCGACCGCGCCTCGACATCGACTCCGAGATGCCCGAGGGCGAACAGCTCGCCGCCCTCCGCGAACACTACGTCGACCTCGTCAGGATCAACGACCAGCTCGAAGAGCGCATCGAGGACGCGACCGACCGCCGCGAGACGCTCCACGACCGCGTCGACTCGCTCGAACGCGAGAACGGCGCGCTCAAGACCGCCTCGTTGTACGTCGCCACCGTCGAGGAGTTCACCGAGGACGGGGCGATCATCAAACAGCACGGCACCAACCAGGAGGTGCTCACCGAGGTCGACCCCGCGCTCGCCGAGGGTCTCGATGCGGGCGACCGGGTCGCGGTCAACGACTCGTTCGGCGTCGAGACCGCCCTCGACGTCGAGACCGACGCCCGGGCACAGGCGATGACCGTCGACCGCAGCCCCGAGGTGTCCTACGCCGACATCGGCGGGATCGACGAGCAGATCCGCGAGGTCCGCGAGGCCGTCGAGGACCCGCTCACGAACCCCGAGCAGTTCGCGGAAGTGGGTATCGACCCGCCGGGCGGCGTCCTCCTGCACGGCCCGCCGGGGACGGGCAAGACGATGCTGGCGAAGGCCGTGGCGAACGAGACCGACGCCACGTTCATCAAGATGGCCGGCTCGGAGCTGGTTCAAAAATTCATCGGCGAGGGCTCGCGTCTCGTGCGCGACCTCTTCGAACTCGCCCGGGAACACGAACCCGCGATCGTCTTCATCGACGAGATCGACGCCATCGCCGCCACCCGGACGGAGTCGAAGACGTCGGGCGACGCGGAGGTCCAGCGCACGATGATGCAACTCCTCTCGGAGATGGACGGCTTCGACGAACGCGGCGAGATCCGCATCATCGCGGCGACCAACCGCTTCGACATGCTGGATCGCGCCATCCTCCGGCCGGGCCGGTTCGACCGCCTCATCGAGGTGCCCGAACCCGACGCCGAGGGCCGCGAGCGGATCGTCGAGATCCACACGGCCGAGATGAACGTCGCCGACGGCGTCGACTTCGAGGCGCTCGCGGCAGACACCGACGGCTTCAGCGGCGCCGAACTAGCGAGCCTCTGTACGGAGGCCGGGATGTTCGCGGTCCGTGACGACCGCACCGAAGTCACCAACGAGGACTTCGAGGAGGCCCTCCGGAAGGTCGCCACCGACGCCGAGAACGACACGCGCTACTACGTCTACTAG
- a CDS encoding pyruvoyl-dependent arginine decarboxylase, with protein MDIRIVRGGATAPTEMASYDAALAGANVHNYNLTHVSSVIPADASVEFVDAAPDLGPVGTGLTVVEARAMSSERPVSAALAWARSEEGPGLFYEAAGEGSTDRARERAERGLEAGMALREWTFRDPEAVTAHAEPDGGYATAVVLAVYGRGRPIR; from the coding sequence ATGGATATCCGTATCGTCCGGGGCGGGGCCACCGCCCCCACCGAGATGGCCTCGTACGACGCCGCCCTCGCCGGGGCCAACGTCCACAACTACAACCTCACGCACGTTTCTTCCGTGATCCCCGCCGACGCCAGCGTCGAGTTCGTCGACGCGGCGCCCGACCTCGGCCCCGTCGGAACGGGCCTCACCGTGGTCGAGGCGCGCGCGATGAGTTCCGAACGACCCGTGAGCGCCGCCCTCGCGTGGGCGAGAAGCGAGGAGGGCCCCGGCCTCTTCTACGAGGCGGCGGGCGAGGGATCGACCGACCGCGCCCGCGAGCGGGCGGAGCGCGGCCTCGAAGCCGGGATGGCGCTCAGGGAGTGGACGTTCCGCGACCCCGAAGCCGTCACCGCCCACGCCGAACCCGACGGCGGGTACGCGACCGCCGTGGTCCTCGCAGTCTACGGCCGGGGTCGACCGATCCGATAG
- a CDS encoding DUF5811 family protein: MNGNTPYAGLPETTNAGQRMPEEMPELTADQRRTLRADLSAITRRVREYLPDEYAVGAEVSQGQGGPEAMVAVQPPIGHPISAGFQPDLESEEYISEDDREEVARGLAASAALQVKHAINDDVSPTAR, translated from the coding sequence ATGAACGGAAATACGCCGTACGCCGGGCTGCCGGAGACGACGAACGCCGGTCAGCGCATGCCCGAAGAGATGCCCGAACTCACGGCGGACCAGCGCCGGACGCTTCGTGCGGACCTCTCAGCGATCACCCGCCGCGTCCGCGAGTACCTGCCCGACGAGTACGCCGTCGGCGCGGAGGTCAGTCAGGGTCAGGGCGGCCCCGAGGCGATGGTCGCGGTCCAGCCACCCATCGGCCACCCGATCAGCGCCGGCTTCCAGCCCGACCTCGAGAGCGAGGAGTACATCTCGGAGGACGACCGCGAGGAGGTCGCCCGCGGTCTGGCCGCGAGCGCCGCCCTTCAGGTCAAACACGCGATAAACGACGACGTCTCGCCGACCGCTCGGTAG
- the infB gene encoding translation initiation factor IF-2, whose amino-acid sequence MSDTDTTRTSSGLRTPIVAVLGHVDHGKTSLLDKIRGSAVIEGEAGAITQHIGATAVPLETVSRVAGSLVDPDDFDLPGLLFIDTPGHHSFTTLRSRGGALADIAILVVDVTDGFQPQTIEAITILQDSSTPFVVAANKIDTVAGWNPREDSPVQRTYEAQSDRARSRLDERLYELIGELSDHGFSADLYWRVQDFQKNVGVVPVSAMTGEGIPDLLTVLMGLSQRYMKEAMEIDVSGPGAGTVLEVKDEKGFGATVDVVLYDGTVREDETIVVGGTHEPIVTDVRALLQPRPLAEIRAESRFDRVDEVGAAAGLKIAAPDLEEAMAGAPVRVVRDREIDDVIAEVEAELAEVEVETEEEGVVVKADTLGSLEAMANALAEAEIPIMRAEVGDIAPRDVSVASTADEPIHRAILGFNVEVLGDAKRHADESEVRVFRDDVIYQLVEEYDEYVEDSKRAQQETILENITRPGRFQLLMDHTFRQNNPAVVGVEVLGGTVRNNAQVAKFEGNEPTRVGRIKGIQEQGEDVAEARQGKRVSVAIDGPTVGRQIEEGDELWIEIPEKHAKILEQELTEDIPADEREVLQMYLDKQRRRDPFWGK is encoded by the coding sequence TCGGGGCGACGGCCGTTCCTCTGGAGACGGTCTCGCGGGTCGCGGGCAGCCTCGTCGACCCCGACGACTTCGACCTTCCGGGGCTCCTGTTCATCGACACGCCGGGCCACCACTCGTTTACCACCCTCCGTTCGCGCGGCGGCGCGCTCGCGGACATCGCGATCCTCGTCGTCGACGTCACCGACGGCTTCCAGCCCCAGACGATCGAGGCGATCACCATCCTGCAGGACTCCTCGACGCCCTTCGTCGTCGCCGCGAACAAGATCGACACGGTCGCGGGCTGGAACCCCCGCGAGGACAGCCCCGTCCAGCGGACCTACGAGGCCCAGAGCGACCGGGCGCGCTCGCGACTCGACGAGCGCCTCTACGAACTCATCGGCGAACTCTCGGATCACGGCTTCTCCGCCGATCTCTACTGGCGGGTGCAGGACTTCCAGAAGAACGTCGGGGTCGTCCCCGTCAGCGCGATGACCGGCGAGGGCATCCCCGACCTGTTGACCGTCCTCATGGGCCTCTCCCAGCGGTACATGAAAGAGGCCATGGAGATCGACGTCTCGGGGCCCGGCGCGGGCACGGTGCTGGAGGTCAAAGACGAGAAGGGCTTCGGGGCGACCGTCGACGTGGTGCTCTACGACGGCACCGTCAGGGAGGACGAGACCATCGTCGTCGGCGGCACGCACGAGCCGATCGTCACGGACGTGCGCGCGCTGCTCCAGCCCCGCCCGCTGGCCGAGATTCGGGCCGAGAGCCGGTTCGACCGCGTCGACGAGGTGGGAGCGGCGGCGGGCCTGAAGATCGCCGCGCCCGACCTCGAGGAGGCGATGGCCGGCGCGCCCGTCCGCGTGGTACGCGACCGCGAGATCGACGACGTGATCGCGGAGGTCGAGGCCGAACTCGCGGAGGTCGAGGTCGAGACCGAGGAGGAGGGCGTCGTCGTCAAGGCCGACACCCTCGGCAGTCTCGAGGCGATGGCGAACGCGCTGGCGGAGGCCGAGATCCCGATCATGCGCGCCGAAGTGGGCGACATCGCGCCGCGGGACGTTTCGGTCGCGAGCACCGCCGACGAGCCGATCCACCGGGCGATCCTCGGGTTCAACGTCGAGGTGCTGGGCGACGCGAAACGCCACGCCGACGAGAGCGAGGTCCGGGTCTTTCGCGACGACGTGATCTACCAGCTCGTCGAGGAGTACGACGAGTACGTCGAGGACTCGAAGCGCGCCCAGCAGGAGACGATCCTCGAGAACATCACCCGACCGGGACGGTTCCAACTGCTCATGGACCACACGTTCCGCCAGAACAACCCCGCCGTGGTGGGCGTCGAAGTGCTCGGCGGCACCGTGAGAAACAACGCCCAGGTCGCGAAGTTCGAGGGCAACGAACCCACGCGTGTGGGACGGATCAAGGGCATCCAGGAACAGGGCGAGGACGTCGCGGAGGCCCGACAGGGCAAACGCGTCAGCGTCGCCATCGACGGGCCGACGGTCGGCAGACAGATCGAGGAGGGCGACGAACTCTGGATCGAGATCCCCGAGAAACACGCGAAGATCCTCGAACAGGAACTCACCGAGGACATCCCGGCCGACGAACGCGAGGTTCTCCAGATGTACCTCGACAAACAGCGCCGTCGGGACCCCTTCTGGGGGAAGTGA